The following are encoded together in the Coregonus clupeaformis isolate EN_2021a chromosome 24, ASM2061545v1, whole genome shotgun sequence genome:
- the LOC121538610 gene encoding dystroglycan-like produces the protein MHCKQRGWDCGGVGRTRPPPGRTIPLVLGLLVALVQGTVPGGPVVEGLGEMVLVDLEASMHSSVLSDLQAPASVTEGPPTGIPESLPVVTEVAPAGIPDSSAVVGHGFQLRIPPRVTNGSCNVQLTEVGKDSLPSWLHWDTGSCILQGLALEQDKGVHHISRSEINSGHGLEAFSIEVHPEERADTEPALLALQAESNNLQPFTCGNEEPVTVLTIILDADLTKMDAQQRVGLLASMKKFSGVPLEHMRVVPVVNNRLFDMSAFMAGPGNAKKVVENGALLSWKLGCALDQSNIPNINSVQSPAKDGSMSSKLGYPVVGWHIVNKKPHLVKRVRRQLGNTPTPVPSLLPPTTHPEPPTRIVPTPTSPFISLATDSSVPPVRGPLPLPVKPTIRLRDQIAHTPTIGVPQPTRILGTTSTIPIQPTITRPAIPEATALPTPPSTTRRPKTSTTKKTKKPKTSTPVPREPKTTTKPPRRTSHLSPVPDYNNEKPQLRNPIDEVNAWVGTYFEVKVPPDTFFDKEDGTTDKLRLTLRKNHNEVVSETSWIQFNSTIQLLYGLPEKEHMGKHEYFMLATDKAGMSTIDAFEVHVNHLSVNDKPSVVFAARFHGEPKTLTNDVHKKILLTKKLAYALGDRNTSTVTLRSITKGSIVVEWTNNSLQQSPCPKDQITVLSRKISDPQGRPTLAFSNAMEPDFKPINISVRGTNKCHTYTFVPPGEKIILVPPPATPSPGTGRSTSDDVYLHTVIPAVVVAALLLIAGVISMVCYRKKRKGKMTIEEQATFIKKGVPIIFADELDDSKSPPSSSIPLILQEEKPPLPPPEYPNMAGPHSTLLNQDLLEEYSIYQDEDPNAPPYQPPPPFTVPIEGKGSRPKNMTSYRSPPPYVPP, from the exons ATGCACTGTAAACAGAGAGGCTGGGACTGTGGAGGTGTGGGGAGAACCAGGCCTCCTCCAGGCAGAACTATCCCCCTGGTGCTGGGGCTCCTGGTGGCTCTGGTCCAGGGCACTGTACCTGGGGGACCGGTAGTGGAGGGCCTGGGGGAGATGGTGTTGGTGGACCTGGAAGCATCCATGCACTCCTCGGTCCTCTCCGACTTGCAGGCTCCAGCCTCTGTCACAGAGGGACCTCCCACGGGTATCCCAGAATCCCTGCCTGTGGTCACAGAGGTGGCCCCCGCAGGCATCCCAGACTCTTCGGCGGTGGTGGGCCACGGGTTCCAGTTGAGGATTCCGCCCAGGGTGACGAATGGCAGTTGTAATGTTCAG TTAACTGAGGTGGGAAAGGACAGCTTGCCCTCCTGGCTGCACTGGGACACCGGGAGCTGCATCCTACAAGGCCTGGCCCTGGAGCAGGACAAAGGTGTCCACCATATCTCCCGCTCAGAGATAAACAGTGGCCATGGCCTGGAGGCCTTCTCTATTGAGGTGCACCCAGAAGAGCGAGCCGACACTGAACCGGCCCTGTTGGCCCTCCAGGCTGAGAGCAACAACCTCCAGCCCTTCACCTGCGGCAACGAGGAGCCCGTCACTGTCCTCACCATAATCCTGGATGCCGACCTCACCAAGATGGACGCCCAGCAGAGGGTGGGCCTGCTGGCCAGCATGAAGAAGTTTTCCGGTGTCCCTCTGGAGCACATGAGGGTGGTCCCCGTCGTCAACAACCGCCTGTTTGACATGTCCGCCTTCATGGCCGGGCCCGGAAATGCCAAGAAGGTGGTGGAGAATGGGGCCTTGTTGTCATGGAAGCTTGGCTGCGCCCTCGACCAGTCCAACATTCCGAATATCAACAGCGTCCAATCGCCTGCCAAGGACGGGTCCATGTCGTCCAAATTAGGCTACCCAGTGGTGGGCTGGCACATCGTCAACAAGAAGCCCCACTTGGTGAAACGGGTCAGGAGGCAGCTGGGAAACACCCCCACCCCTGTGCCCTCCCTGCTCCCCCCAACCACTCACCCCGAGCCCCCTACTCGCATCGTTCCCACCCCCACATCCCCTTTCATCTCCCTAGCCACTGACAGCTCTGTCCCCCCTGTCCGTGGCCCCTTGCCCTTGCCGGTGAAGCCCACGATCAGGCTAAGAGATCAGATTGCCCACACTCCTACTATAGGGGTTCCTCAGCCCACTAGGATCCTGGGCACCACCAGTACCATCCCCATACAGCCTACTATTACCCGGCCTGCTATTCCAGAGGCTACTGCTCTGCCCACCCCACCAAGCACCACTAGAAGGCCCAAGACCTCCACCACCAAGAAAACCAAGAAGCCCAAGACCTCCACTCCAGTGCCTAGGGAACCTAAGACCACGACTAAGCCACCCAGACGCACCAGCCATCTGTCTCCGGTTCCTGACTACAACAACGAGAAGCCCCAGCTACGCAACCCCATCGACGAGGTGAACGCCTGGGTCGGGACCTACTTTGAGGTGAAGGTTCCTCCAGATACCTTCTTCGACAAAGAGGATGGCACCACGGACAAGCTGCGTCTGACTCTGAGGAAGAACCACAACGAGGTGGTGAGCGAGACCTCCTGGATCCAGTTCAACAGCACCATCCAGCTCCTGTACGGTCTCCCAGAGAAAGAACACATGGGCAAACACGAGTACTTCATGCTGGCCACCGACAAGGCAGGCATGAGCACCATAGACGCCTTTGAGGTCCATGTCAACCATTTGTCAGTCAATGACAAACCCTCTGTTGTTTTTGCTGCCCGTTTCCACGGTGAACCCAAGACACTGACCAACGACGTCCACAAGAAGATCCTCCTGACTAAGAAGTTGGCGTATGCACTGGGCGACCGGAACACCAGCACAGTGACCCTGCGGAGTATCACCAAGGGCTCCATTGTGGTGGAGTGGACCAACAACAGCCTCCAGCAGAGCCCCTGTCCCAAGGACCAGATCACCGTCCTCAGCAGAAAGATCTCCGACCCCCAGGGCAGGCCCACTCTGGCGTTCTCCAATGCCATGGAGCCAGACTTCAaacccatcaacatctcagttcGCGGCACCAACAAGTGCCATACCTACACGTTTGTGCCCCCAGGAGAAAAGATCATCCTTGTTCCCCCTCCAGCCACTCCTTCCCCTGGCACGGGTCGTAGCACCAGTGACGATGTCTACCTGCACACGGTCATCCCGGCTGTGGTGGTGGCGGCACTACTGCTGATCGCCGGCGTCATCTCAATGGTCTGCTACCGCAAGAAGCGCAAGGGCAAGATGACCATTGAGGAGCAGGCCACCTTCATCAAGAAAGGTGTGCCCATAATCTTTGCAGATGAGTTAGACGACTCCAAGTCCCCCCCGTCCTCCAGTATTCCCCTAATCCTGCAGGAGGAGAAGCCGCCCCTGCCCCCTCCGGAGTACCCCAACATGGCTGGCCCTCACAGCACCCTGCTCAACCAGGATCTCCTGGAGGAGTACTCCATCTACCAGGATGAGGACCCCAACGCACCCCCCTATCAGCCCCCTCCACCCTTCACTGTTCCCATTGAGGGGAAAGGGTCACGCCCCAAGAACATGACATCATACAGGTCGCCACCTCCCTACGTGCCTCCCTAA